The Pseudomonas iranensis genome includes a window with the following:
- a CDS encoding putative 2-aminoethylphosphonate ABC transporter ATP-binding protein — translation MNPAIATALTNPGAPMKVRGVQKRFGAFTALDNVSLDVAAGELVCLLGPSGCGKTTLLRCIAGLEQQDSGELYLGDRDVSHLAPQARDYGILFQSYALFPNLTVEANIAYGLAGSGRDEVRRRVGQMLELVGLTGSEKKYPGQLSGGQQQRVALARALAPAPSLLLLDEPMSALDARVREHLCTELRQLQRNLGITTLMVTHNQDEAMLMADRIAVMNNGRVEQYATPQEIYNRPATPFVAEFVGQGNWLPFQRSSDSHAQVGGMNLRLAEGSAHGASGRLFCRPEAINVNPLVHEENLFPAKVREITFLGNRCRMSFELDQLPGHALLAELAPETMPRLGAQQIMVALPPRSLQVFA, via the coding sequence ATGAATCCTGCCATCGCAACTGCCCTGACCAACCCCGGCGCGCCGATGAAAGTGCGCGGCGTGCAAAAGCGTTTCGGTGCGTTCACTGCGCTGGATAACGTCTCCCTCGATGTCGCCGCCGGCGAACTGGTGTGCCTGCTCGGGCCGTCGGGCTGTGGCAAGACCACATTGTTGCGCTGCATTGCCGGGCTGGAGCAGCAGGACAGCGGCGAGCTGTATCTGGGCGATCGCGATGTCTCGCATCTTGCCCCGCAAGCGCGGGATTACGGGATTCTGTTTCAGTCCTACGCGTTGTTTCCCAATCTGACCGTCGAGGCGAACATTGCCTACGGCCTCGCCGGCAGCGGGCGCGACGAAGTGCGCCGGCGTGTCGGTCAGATGCTGGAACTGGTCGGCCTCACTGGCAGTGAGAAAAAGTACCCAGGCCAATTATCCGGCGGTCAGCAACAGCGAGTAGCACTCGCTCGCGCATTGGCGCCGGCACCGTCGCTGCTGTTGCTCGATGAACCGATGTCGGCCCTCGACGCGCGGGTGCGCGAGCATCTGTGCACCGAGCTGCGTCAGCTGCAACGCAACCTCGGCATCACCACGCTGATGGTCACGCACAATCAGGACGAGGCGATGTTGATGGCCGATCGCATCGCGGTGATGAATAACGGCCGCGTCGAGCAGTACGCCACCCCGCAGGAAATCTACAACCGCCCGGCCACGCCGTTCGTGGCCGAGTTTGTCGGCCAGGGCAACTGGCTGCCGTTTCAGCGCAGTAGCGACAGTCACGCCCAGGTCGGCGGGATGAATCTGCGCCTGGCCGAGGGCAGCGCGCACGGCGCTTCGGGTCGACTGTTCTGCCGCCCGGAGGCGATCAACGTCAACCCGCTGGTGCACGAAGAGAACCTGTTCCCGGCCAAGGTTCGCGAAATCACTTTCCTCGGCAACCGCTGCCGGATGAGCTTCGAACTTGATCAATTGCCGGGCCATGCGCTGCTTGCCGAACTCGCGCCAGAAACCA
- a CDS encoding LysR family transcriptional regulator — MLSAELKAFYMVARLGSITLAAKKLGLSQPTVTTQIRNLESQYSVELFYRGGRRLSVSDEGARLLPMVKTLLQQEADIEFFLRNSGQVQGTLRIAATAPYYILDLVKTFRERLPQVEVSVEIGNSQQVLEALEDYRVDVAASSQLLDDTRLIRRVLGTDPLVLAVHRNHPLAAQEHVTLNALAGHTLLMREPGSTTRRLTEELLASAGVSFGPLLEIGSRESIREAVLRNIGISIIARQEVPHDPQLRVLTIENAPQIPEYLYCLKERKGARLPAAFLGLAQEMSPA, encoded by the coding sequence GTGCTGAGTGCCGAGCTGAAAGCGTTTTACATGGTCGCCCGCCTGGGCAGCATCACGCTGGCGGCGAAAAAGCTCGGCCTCAGCCAACCGACCGTGACCACGCAGATCCGCAATCTGGAGAGTCAGTATTCGGTGGAACTGTTCTACCGTGGCGGGCGCCGTTTAAGCGTCAGTGACGAAGGCGCGCGGCTGCTGCCGATGGTCAAGACCCTGTTGCAGCAAGAGGCGGACATCGAGTTCTTCCTGCGCAACAGCGGTCAGGTGCAGGGCACGCTGCGTATTGCCGCGACGGCGCCGTATTACATCCTCGATCTGGTAAAAACCTTCCGCGAGCGTTTGCCGCAGGTGGAAGTGTCGGTGGAAATCGGCAACTCGCAGCAGGTCCTGGAAGCGCTGGAGGATTACCGCGTGGATGTCGCGGCATCGTCGCAGTTGCTTGATGACACGCGGTTGATTCGCCGGGTGCTCGGAACCGATCCGCTGGTGCTGGCGGTGCATCGCAATCATCCGTTGGCGGCGCAGGAACATGTGACGCTGAACGCGCTGGCCGGGCATACGTTGTTGATGCGCGAACCGGGTTCGACCACGCGGCGCTTGACCGAAGAGTTGCTGGCCAGCGCCGGAGTGAGCTTCGGCCCGCTGCTGGAGATCGGCAGCCGCGAGTCGATCCGCGAGGCGGTGCTGCGCAATATCGGCATCAGCATCATCGCCCGGCAGGAGGTGCCGCATGATCCGCAGTTGCGCGTGCTGACCATCGAGAATGCGCCGCAGATTCCGGAGTATCTGTATTGCCTGAAGGAAAGAAAGGGCGCGAGGTTGCCGGCGGCGTTTCTCGGCTTGGCCCAGGAAATGTCCCCGGCCTGA
- a CDS encoding heavy metal translocating P-type ATPase, which produces MSDSLHTHKPGDGHDHSHKLQPVHKHAHGGDACCSSKAAAPARVQLSEKTSADARLSSFRIEAMDCPTEQTLIQNKLGKLAGVQQLEFNLINRVLGVTHNLPGTEPITEAIKSLGMHAEPLEAGVDAPAPAAVKKHWWPLALSGLTALGAEVIHFTSAAPDWVVAIVALVSILSGGLGTYKKGWIALKNRNLNINALMSIAVTGAILIGQWPEAAMVMFLFTVAELIEARSLDRARNAISGLMQMTPEQATVLQADGNWREQEVKSVDLGARVRVKPGERIALDGAVVSGSSTIDQAPITGESLPVEKTVGDKVFAGTINQAGSLEYTVTAAANNSTLARIIHAVEQAQGARAPTQRFVDQFSKIYTPAVFVFALAVAIIPPLFMGAAWFDWIYRALVLLVVACPCALVISTPVTIVSGLAAAARKGILVKGGVYLEGGFKLDYLALDKTGTITHGKPVQTDYLSLDPTADASAPAIAAALAGRSDHPVSLAIANAAVDKNFAALTVDNFAALGGRGVKGDINGQTYHLGNHRLVEELGLCSLQLEEKLFALEKQGKSVVLLLDSSGPLALFAVADTVKETSREAIRQLHELGVKTLMLTGDNFHTAQAIAAQVGIDEARGDLLPTDKLQAIEDLYKQGHRVGMVGDGINDAPALARAEIGFAMAAAGTDTAIETADVALMDDDLRKIPAFISLSRNTASILKQNIALALVIKAIFLAVTFAGLATMWMAVFADMGVSLLVVFNGLRLLRK; this is translated from the coding sequence ATGAGCGATTCCCTGCACACCCACAAGCCCGGCGACGGTCACGATCACAGTCATAAATTGCAGCCCGTGCATAAACATGCGCATGGCGGCGATGCCTGCTGCTCGTCAAAAGCCGCCGCACCTGCGCGGGTGCAATTGAGCGAAAAGACCAGCGCCGACGCGCGCCTGAGCAGCTTCCGCATCGAGGCGATGGACTGCCCGACCGAGCAGACGCTGATCCAGAACAAGCTCGGCAAACTGGCCGGCGTGCAGCAGCTGGAATTCAACCTGATCAACCGCGTGCTTGGAGTGACCCATAATCTGCCGGGCACCGAGCCGATTACCGAGGCGATCAAATCCCTCGGCATGCACGCCGAGCCGCTGGAGGCGGGGGTCGATGCGCCGGCCCCGGCTGCGGTGAAAAAACACTGGTGGCCACTGGCGCTGTCCGGCCTGACCGCGCTGGGCGCCGAAGTCATCCACTTCACCAGCGCTGCCCCCGACTGGGTGGTGGCGATTGTTGCGCTGGTGTCGATCCTCAGCGGCGGCCTCGGCACCTATAAAAAGGGCTGGATCGCCCTGAAGAACCGCAACCTCAACATCAATGCGCTGATGAGCATTGCGGTGACTGGCGCGATCCTCATCGGCCAGTGGCCGGAAGCGGCGATGGTGATGTTCCTCTTCACCGTCGCCGAGTTGATCGAAGCACGCTCGCTGGACCGAGCGCGCAACGCAATCAGCGGCTTGATGCAGATGACGCCGGAGCAGGCGACGGTCTTGCAGGCTGACGGCAACTGGCGCGAACAAGAGGTGAAAAGCGTCGATCTCGGCGCGCGCGTGCGGGTAAAACCCGGCGAGCGCATCGCCCTGGACGGCGCGGTGGTCAGCGGCAGCTCGACCATCGACCAGGCGCCGATCACCGGCGAAAGCCTGCCGGTGGAAAAAACCGTCGGCGACAAAGTCTTCGCTGGCACCATCAATCAGGCCGGCTCGCTGGAATACACGGTGACCGCTGCGGCGAACAACTCGACCCTGGCGCGAATCATTCACGCCGTCGAACAGGCCCAGGGCGCGCGGGCACCGACGCAGCGTTTCGTTGACCAATTCTCGAAAATCTACACCCCGGCGGTATTCGTCTTCGCCTTGGCCGTGGCGATCATCCCGCCGTTGTTCATGGGCGCGGCGTGGTTCGACTGGATCTACCGCGCGCTGGTGCTGCTGGTGGTGGCCTGTCCGTGCGCACTGGTGATTTCCACCCCGGTGACCATCGTCAGCGGCCTCGCGGCGGCGGCGCGCAAGGGCATTCTGGTCAAGGGCGGCGTGTACCTGGAGGGCGGTTTCAAGCTCGATTATCTGGCGCTGGACAAGACCGGCACGATCACCCACGGCAAACCGGTGCAGACCGATTACCTCTCACTCGACCCGACGGCCGATGCCAGCGCACCGGCAATTGCCGCCGCGCTGGCCGGGCGCTCCGATCACCCGGTGTCGCTGGCGATTGCCAATGCCGCTGTGGATAAAAACTTCGCCGCGCTAACTGTGGATAACTTCGCCGCGCTGGGCGGGCGCGGTGTTAAAGGTGACATCAACGGCCAGACTTATCACTTGGGCAACCATCGTCTGGTCGAAGAGCTCGGCCTGTGCTCACTGCAACTGGAAGAGAAGCTGTTCGCGCTGGAAAAGCAGGGCAAATCCGTGGTGCTGCTGCTCGACAGCTCAGGCCCACTGGCACTGTTCGCCGTGGCCGACACGGTCAAGGAAACCAGCCGCGAAGCGATTCGTCAGTTGCATGAGCTTGGGGTGAAAACCCTGATGCTGACCGGCGACAACTTCCACACCGCCCAGGCGATTGCCGCTCAGGTCGGCATCGACGAGGCGCGCGGCGACTTACTGCCGACCGACAAGCTGCAAGCCATTGAAGATCTGTACAAGCAGGGCCACCGGGTCGGCATGGTCGGCGACGGCATCAACGATGCCCCGGCATTGGCCCGCGCCGAGATCGGTTTTGCCATGGCCGCTGCCGGCACCGACACGGCGATCGAAACCGCCGATGTCGCCCTGATGGACGACGATCTGCGCAAGATCCCCGCATTCATCAGCCTGTCGCGCAACACCGCGAGCATCCTCAAACAGAACATCGCACTGGCGCTGGTGATCAAGGCGATCTTTCTTGCGGTAACCTTCGCCGGGCTCGCCACCATGTGGATGGCGGTGTTTGCCGATATGGGCGTGAGCCTGCTGGTCGTGTTCAACGGTTTGCGCCTGTTGCGCAAATAA
- the cadR gene encoding Cd(II)/Pb(II)-responsive transcriptional regulator, whose amino-acid sequence MKIGELAKLTDCAVETIRYYERENLLPEPARSDGNYRVYTQAHAERLTFIRNCRTLDMTLEEIRSLLALRDSPQDQCESVNALIDEHIQHVKARIDGLLALQTQLLDLRQRCGEGPEADQCGILQRLEVSGGVVATEVEHSHVGRSHGH is encoded by the coding sequence ATGAAGATCGGCGAACTGGCGAAACTCACCGACTGTGCGGTGGAAACCATCCGCTACTACGAGCGCGAAAACCTCCTGCCGGAACCGGCGCGCAGCGATGGCAACTACCGCGTCTACACCCAGGCCCACGCCGAGCGCCTGACCTTCATCCGCAACTGCCGCACCCTCGACATGACCCTCGAAGAAATCCGCAGCCTCCTCGCCCTGCGCGACAGCCCGCAGGATCAGTGCGAGAGCGTCAATGCGCTGATCGACGAACATATTCAGCACGTGAAGGCGCGAATTGATGGGTTATTGGCGTTGCAGACACAACTGCTCGACCTGCGCCAACGCTGTGGCGAAGGGCCGGAGGCAGATCAATGCGGGATCTTGCAGCGGCTGGAAGTGAGTGGCGGGGTTGTGGCGACCGAAGTTGAGCATTCCCACGTCGGCCGTAGCCACGGCCACTAA
- a CDS encoding thymidylate synthase — translation MKQYLELVSHVIQNGTKQANRTGINTISFPGAMLRFDLQEGFPAITTRKMAFKSAIGEMCGFLRGVNNAAEFRALGCKVWDQNANENAQWLANPFRQGDDDLGEIYGVQWRKWPAYKQIPLSNTAAIEQTLSNGYKQIAQGEEDGQAYVVLYKAIDQVRQCVDTIIKDPGSRRILFHGWNVAQLDEMALPPCHLLYQFHPNVETKEISLTLYIRSNDLGLGTPFNLTEGAALLSLIGRLTGYTPRWFTYFIGDAHVYENHLDMLNEQLKREPFAMPKLKISDRVPEFAKTGVYQPEWLELVEPSDFSLEGYEHHPPMTAPMAV, via the coding sequence ATGAAGCAATATCTCGAACTGGTCTCGCACGTCATTCAGAACGGCACCAAGCAGGCCAACCGCACCGGTATCAACACCATCAGTTTCCCGGGAGCGATGCTGCGTTTCGATCTGCAGGAAGGTTTCCCGGCGATCACCACGCGCAAAATGGCTTTCAAATCGGCCATCGGCGAGATGTGCGGCTTTCTGCGTGGCGTCAACAACGCCGCTGAATTCCGCGCGCTGGGCTGCAAGGTCTGGGACCAGAACGCCAACGAAAACGCGCAATGGCTGGCCAACCCGTTCCGTCAGGGCGACGACGATCTCGGTGAAATCTACGGCGTGCAATGGCGCAAGTGGCCGGCGTACAAGCAGATCCCGCTGAGCAACACTGCTGCCATCGAACAGACCCTGAGCAACGGCTACAAGCAGATCGCTCAGGGCGAAGAAGACGGCCAGGCCTACGTCGTGCTGTACAAGGCGATCGATCAGGTACGCCAGTGCGTCGACACGATCATCAAGGATCCGGGCAGCCGGCGCATTCTGTTCCACGGCTGGAACGTCGCCCAGCTCGATGAAATGGCCCTGCCGCCATGCCATCTGCTGTACCAGTTCCACCCGAACGTCGAGACCAAAGAGATTTCTCTAACTCTCTACATCCGCTCCAACGATCTAGGGCTGGGCACACCGTTCAACCTCACCGAAGGCGCCGCGCTGCTGAGCCTGATCGGTCGCCTGACCGGTTACACGCCGCGCTGGTTCACCTATTTCATCGGCGATGCGCACGTCTACGAGAACCACCTGGACATGCTCAACGAACAGCTCAAGCGCGAGCCGTTCGCCATGCCGAAACTGAAGATCTCTGATCGCGTGCCGGAGTTTGCCAAGACTGGCGTTTATCAGCCGGAATGGCTGGAATTGGTCGAGCCGAGCGATTTCTCGCTGGAAGGCTATGAGCACCATCCGCCGATGACCGCGCCGATGGCGGTCTGA
- the lgt gene encoding prolipoprotein diacylglyceryl transferase: MLPYPQIDPVALAIGPLKIHWYGLMYLIGIGGAWLLASRRLNRFDPTWTKEKLSDLVFWLSMGVIVGGRLGYVLFYDLSAYLANPTLIFEVWKGGMSFHGGFIGVMLAALWFGKRNGKSFFQLMDFVAPMVPIGLGAGRIGNFINAELWGKATDVPWAMVFPPFSDPAQLPRHPSQLYQFALEGVALFLILWIFSRKPRPTMAVSGMFALFYGIFRFIVEFVRVPDAQLGYLAWNWLTMGQVLCVPMIVGGLLLIWLAYRRAPAAPLAPTA; encoded by the coding sequence ATGCTGCCTTACCCGCAGATCGACCCGGTGGCCCTGGCCATCGGTCCGCTGAAAATCCACTGGTACGGTCTGATGTACCTGATCGGCATCGGCGGCGCGTGGCTGTTGGCGTCGCGCCGGCTCAACCGCTTCGACCCGACCTGGACCAAGGAGAAACTCTCCGATCTGGTGTTCTGGCTATCGATGGGCGTGATCGTCGGCGGCCGTCTGGGTTACGTGCTGTTCTATGACCTGAGCGCGTACCTGGCCAACCCGACGCTGATTTTCGAAGTGTGGAAGGGCGGCATGTCGTTCCACGGTGGCTTCATCGGCGTGATGCTCGCGGCCCTGTGGTTCGGCAAGCGCAATGGCAAGTCGTTCTTCCAGCTGATGGACTTCGTCGCGCCGATGGTGCCGATCGGCCTGGGCGCCGGGCGCATCGGCAACTTCATCAACGCTGAGTTGTGGGGCAAGGCCACCGACGTGCCATGGGCGATGGTGTTCCCGCCGTTCAGCGATCCGGCGCAGTTGCCGCGTCACCCGTCGCAGCTGTACCAGTTCGCCCTCGAAGGCGTGGCGCTGTTCCTGATCCTGTGGATCTTCTCGCGCAAACCGCGTCCGACCATGGCGGTCTCGGGCATGTTCGCGCTGTTCTACGGCATTTTCCGTTTCATCGTCGAGTTCGTCCGCGTGCCTGACGCGCAGTTGGGCTATCTGGCGTGGAACTGGCTGACCATGGGTCAGGTGCTCTGCGTGCCGATGATTGTCGGCGGGCTGTTGCTGATCTGGCTGGCCTATCGTCGCGCCCCGGCAGCGCCGCTCGCGCCGACGGCTTAA